Proteins found in one Sporosarcina sp. FSL K6-3457 genomic segment:
- a CDS encoding BMP family lipoprotein, with protein MNNKIIVVLFMTLLLGACGLEKTNPLVEKVKVGVMLSENGLGDQSFSDLAFAGLTKARDEEGIVIEYLELADTGTYESGFEQLANSGNDLVIALGFTGQEELEKVAQAYPQQSFVLVDAVSDIDNITSITFKENEGSVLAGIVAATVSKTQTIGFIGGVEAPVIQRFEQGFVQGAKSVNPNIVIMTEYAGDFDNDALGAEIAANMIDSQADVLYAAAGFTGVGMLQEAEKQGVYAIGVDSDQYFYAEKAVITSMMKNIDLALFDIVHTYKETGKVPTGHVELGLAENAVGLAPFRVLDLSQSNQKKLDGYLEKAASEMNE; from the coding sequence TTTTGTTTATGACGCTATTACTCGGAGCTTGTGGACTAGAAAAAACAAATCCACTTGTTGAGAAAGTGAAAGTTGGCGTTATGCTTTCCGAAAATGGGCTTGGTGATCAATCATTTTCAGATTTGGCTTTTGCGGGTTTGACGAAGGCGCGGGATGAAGAAGGCATTGTTATCGAATACTTGGAGCTTGCAGATACAGGAACGTATGAAAGTGGATTTGAACAATTGGCTAACAGCGGAAATGATTTGGTAATTGCGCTTGGATTTACAGGTCAAGAAGAGCTTGAAAAAGTGGCGCAAGCCTATCCACAACAATCATTCGTTTTGGTTGACGCGGTATCGGATATCGACAATATCACTTCAATTACCTTTAAGGAAAACGAGGGAAGTGTTCTAGCGGGTATCGTTGCGGCGACGGTTTCAAAAACGCAGACAATCGGTTTTATTGGTGGCGTGGAAGCCCCGGTCATTCAACGCTTTGAGCAAGGTTTCGTGCAAGGAGCAAAGTCGGTAAATCCAAATATTGTGATTATGACTGAGTATGCGGGCGACTTTGATAATGACGCACTTGGTGCAGAAATTGCAGCAAATATGATTGATAGTCAGGCGGATGTACTGTATGCGGCGGCTGGATTTACAGGAGTCGGTATGCTACAAGAGGCTGAAAAACAGGGTGTCTACGCAATCGGAGTAGATAGTGATCAATACTTTTATGCAGAAAAAGCTGTCATTACATCTATGATGAAAAATATTGATCTTGCATTATTTGATATCGTCCACACCTACAAGGAAACAGGGAAAGTCCCGACGGGTCATGTTGAGCTTGGCCTTGCAGAAAATGCGGTTGGGCTCGCCCCATTCCGTGTCCTTGATTTGTCGCAGTCGAACCAGAAAAAACTGGACGGATACTTAGAAAAAGCTGCTTCAGAAATGAACGAGTAG